The following are from one region of the Klebsiella aerogenes genome:
- the gshA gene encoding glutamate--cysteine ligase — protein sequence MIPDVSQALAWLEKNPQALQGIKRGLERETLRVNADGTLATTGHPVALGSALTHKWITTDFAEALLEFITPVDGDVDHMLTFLRDVHRFTARQLGDERMWPLSMPCYIAPGQDIELAQYGTSNVGRLKTLYREGLKNRYGALMQTISGVHYNFSLPMAFWQAKCGVEDAESGKEAISAGYFRSIRNYYRFGWVIPYLFGASPAICSSFLQGKPTTLPFEETANGMYYLPYATSLRLSDLGYTNKSQSNLGITFNDLHEYVAGLKRAIKTPSEEYAAIGLEKDGKHLQINSNILQIENELYAPIRPKRVTRSGETPSDALLRGGIEYIEVRSLDINPFSPIGVDEQQVRFLDLFMVWCVLADAPEMSSSELLCTRTNWNRVILEGRKPGLTLGIGCESAQFPLAKVGKDLFRDLRRVAQTLDSIHGGEAYQQVCDELLACFDDPELTFSARILRSMIEEGIGGTGRKLADQYRTILREEPLEILSEDDFIAERDASVARQKKVEAEDSEPFEALLARHA from the coding sequence TTGATCCCGGACGTATCACAGGCGCTGGCCTGGCTGGAAAAAAATCCGCAGGCGCTGCAAGGCATTAAACGTGGGCTTGAGCGCGAAACGCTGCGCGTTAACGCGGACGGCACGCTGGCCACTACCGGCCATCCTGTTGCTTTAGGGTCGGCGCTGACCCACAAATGGATTACCACTGATTTTGCTGAAGCCCTGCTGGAGTTTATTACCCCAGTAGATGGCGACGTCGATCATATGCTCACTTTCCTGCGCGATGTGCATCGCTTCACCGCCCGCCAGCTTGGCGATGAGCGGATGTGGCCGCTGAGCATGCCTTGCTATATCGCGCCGGGCCAGGACATTGAACTGGCGCAGTACGGCACCTCTAACGTCGGGCGTCTGAAGACGCTGTATCGTGAAGGGCTGAAAAACCGCTACGGCGCGCTGATGCAAACCATTTCCGGCGTGCACTACAACTTCTCGCTGCCGATGGCGTTCTGGCAGGCGAAGTGCGGCGTAGAAGACGCCGAAAGCGGTAAGGAGGCGATCTCCGCCGGTTACTTCCGCTCAATTCGTAACTACTACCGCTTCGGTTGGGTGATCCCGTACCTGTTCGGCGCATCGCCGGCGATTTGTTCCTCGTTCCTGCAGGGCAAACCGACCACGCTGCCGTTTGAAGAGACCGCCAACGGCATGTATTACCTGCCGTACGCCACCTCTTTGCGTCTGAGCGACCTGGGTTATACCAATAAGTCGCAAAGCAATCTCGGTATTACGTTTAACGATCTGCACGAGTATGTGGCAGGATTGAAGCGGGCGATTAAAACGCCGTCGGAAGAGTACGCCGCAATCGGGCTCGAAAAAGACGGTAAGCACCTGCAGATCAACAGCAACATCCTGCAGATTGAAAATGAACTGTACGCGCCGATTCGTCCAAAACGCGTCACCCGTAGCGGTGAAACGCCGTCCGATGCGCTGCTGCGCGGCGGGATTGAATACATCGAAGTACGTTCGCTGGATATCAACCCGTTCTCGCCAATTGGCGTGGACGAGCAGCAGGTGCGTTTCCTCGATCTGTTTATGGTCTGGTGTGTGCTGGCCGATGCGCCGGAGATGAGCAGCAGCGAGCTGCTGTGTACCCGCACCAACTGGAATCGCGTGATTCTTGAAGGCCGCAAACCTGGCCTGACGCTGGGTATCGGTTGTGAAAGCGCGCAGTTCCCGCTGGCGAAAGTGGGCAAAGATCTGTTCCGCGATTTACGCCGCGTGGCGCAAACGCTGGATAGCATCCACGGTGGCGAGGCCTATCAACAGGTGTGCGATGAGCTGCTGGCCTGTTTCGACGATCCGGAATTAACTTTCTCAGCACGCATTCTGCGTTCTATGATTGAAGAGGGGATTGGCGGCACCGGGCGTAAATTGGCTGACCAGTATCGGACGATACTGCGCGAAGAGCCTCTGGAAATTTTAAGCGAAGACGATTTTATCGCCGAGCGTGATGCGTCGGTTGCGCGTCAGAAGAAAGTGGAAGCGGAAGATAGCGAGCCATTTGAGGCGCTTTTAGCACGACACGCGTAG
- the luxS gene encoding S-ribosylhomocysteine lyase, which yields MPLLDSFTVDHTRMEAPAVRVAKKMNTPHGDQITVFDLRFCVPNQEVMPERGIHTLEHLFAGFMRDHLNGNGVEIIDISPMGCRTGFYMSLIGTPDEQRVADAWKAAMADVLKVKDQTQIPELNVYQCGTYTMHSLQEAQDIARHIIERDVRINSNDELALPKEKLQELHI from the coding sequence ATGCCGTTGTTAGATAGTTTCACAGTCGACCATACCCGAATGGAAGCGCCTGCGGTGCGCGTCGCGAAGAAAATGAACACGCCGCACGGCGATCAAATCACCGTTTTCGATCTGCGATTCTGCGTACCAAACCAGGAAGTGATGCCGGAACGTGGTATTCATACACTGGAGCACCTGTTTGCCGGTTTCATGCGCGATCACCTGAATGGTAATGGCGTGGAAATTATCGACATCTCTCCGATGGGCTGCCGTACCGGTTTCTACATGAGCCTGATTGGCACGCCTGATGAGCAGCGTGTTGCCGATGCCTGGAAAGCGGCGATGGCCGACGTGCTGAAAGTGAAAGATCAGACCCAGATCCCTGAGCTGAACGTGTACCAGTGCGGCACCTACACCATGCACTCGCTGCAGGAAGCGCAGGATATCGCCCGCCACATCATCGAGCGTGATGTTCGCATCAACAGCAACGATGAGCTGGCGCTACCGAAAGAAAAACTGCAAGAACTGCACATCTAG
- the leuA gene encoding 2-isopropylmalate synthase, which translates to MLTNPGEKYRPYPPIALPDRRWPDRQITEAPRWLSTDLRDGNQALAEPMDGPRKLQFWELLLECGFKEIEVAFPSASQTDFNFVRQLIEERRIPQDVTIQVLTQAREELILRTFDALRGAHRATVHLYNATAPLFRELVFGMDKAEVIALATRATRLIRQQCEQQPGTHWQYEYSPETFCFTEPEFALEICEAVAEIWQPCAERPMIINLPATVEVSTPNVYADQIESFCRHFSRRRDVCISVHPHNDRGTGVASAELAVMAGADRVEGCLFGNGERTGNVCLVTLAMNLYSQGVDPRLRFTQMNRVVEIVENCNQLPVHPRHPWAGSLAYTAFSGSHQDAIKKGFDARKPGDRWQMPYLPIDPQDIGCSYEAVIRVNSQSGKSGSAWLIEQNHGLKLPRTLQQDFSQYVQQETDAHGKEMTHNALWQLFRTRYGLLTQPALVLLDYQSDGQQDGELSLHATLRVNGETRRLHSRGNGLLSAAASGLSALLKHHFVIKDYHEHTLGARSDSRSVAYIRCIFPDGKSRWGVGIDNDVARASLQALCNALSAKD; encoded by the coding sequence ATGCTGACCAATCCAGGTGAAAAATACCGCCCTTATCCGCCTATCGCATTGCCCGACCGCCGCTGGCCTGACCGGCAAATCACCGAGGCGCCGCGCTGGCTCTCCACTGACTTGCGCGATGGCAACCAGGCGCTGGCGGAACCCATGGACGGCCCACGCAAGCTGCAGTTTTGGGAGCTGCTGCTGGAGTGCGGCTTTAAAGAGATAGAGGTTGCTTTTCCTTCCGCCTCGCAAACCGATTTCAACTTTGTGCGCCAGCTGATTGAAGAACGACGCATCCCTCAGGATGTGACCATCCAGGTGCTGACTCAAGCGCGGGAAGAACTGATCCTGCGGACCTTTGACGCGCTGCGCGGCGCCCATCGCGCCACCGTACATCTGTACAATGCCACCGCGCCGCTGTTTCGTGAACTGGTGTTCGGTATGGACAAGGCCGAGGTGATCGCCCTGGCGACTCGCGCCACCCGGCTGATTCGCCAGCAGTGCGAACAGCAGCCCGGCACCCACTGGCAATATGAGTATTCACCAGAAACTTTTTGCTTTACCGAACCCGAATTCGCGCTGGAAATCTGTGAAGCGGTGGCGGAAATCTGGCAACCCTGCGCCGAGCGCCCAATGATTATTAATCTTCCGGCGACCGTCGAGGTCAGCACGCCTAACGTTTACGCCGATCAAATTGAGTCTTTCTGCCGCCACTTCTCACGCCGCCGCGATGTCTGCATCAGCGTGCATCCGCACAACGATCGCGGTACCGGCGTCGCCAGCGCCGAACTGGCGGTGATGGCTGGCGCCGATCGCGTTGAGGGGTGCCTGTTTGGTAACGGCGAGCGCACCGGCAACGTTTGCCTGGTGACGCTGGCCATGAACCTCTACAGCCAGGGCGTGGATCCACGGCTGCGCTTTACGCAAATGAACCGGGTGGTAGAGATCGTCGAAAACTGCAACCAGCTCCCGGTACACCCACGCCATCCGTGGGCGGGCAGCCTGGCCTACACCGCGTTTTCCGGTTCGCACCAGGATGCGATTAAAAAAGGTTTTGATGCTCGTAAACCTGGCGACCGCTGGCAAATGCCTTATTTGCCTATCGACCCGCAGGATATAGGCTGTAGCTATGAGGCGGTGATCCGCGTCAACAGCCAGTCAGGAAAAAGCGGTAGCGCATGGCTGATTGAGCAGAACCATGGCCTTAAGCTGCCGCGGACGCTGCAACAGGACTTCAGCCAGTACGTACAGCAGGAAACGGATGCCCATGGCAAAGAGATGACCCATAATGCGCTATGGCAGCTGTTCCGCACCCGCTATGGCCTGCTGACGCAGCCAGCGCTGGTGTTGCTAGACTACCAGAGCGACGGCCAACAGGATGGCGAGCTATCGCTGCATGCCACGCTGCGGGTGAATGGCGAGACCCGCCGACTACACAGCCGCGGCAACGGTCTGTTATCCGCCGCCGCCAGCGGCCTGAGCGCGCTACTCAAACATCACTTCGTTATTAAGGATTATCACGAACATACCCTCGGAGCGCGCAGCGACAGCCGGTCGGTCGCCTATATCCGCTGTATTTTTCCGGATGGCAAAAGCCGCTGGGGAGTGGGAATTGATAATGATGTCGCTCGCGCCTCACTACAGGCGCTGTGCAATGCGCTCAGCGCGAAGGATTAA
- the emrB gene encoding multidrug efflux MFS transporter permease subunit EmrB, protein MQQQKPLEGAQLVIMTIALSLATFMQVLDSTIANVAIPTIAGNLGSSLSQGTWVITSFGVANAISIPITGWLAKRVGEVKLFLWSTVAFAIASWACGVSNSLTMLIFFRVIQGIVAGPLIPLSQSLLLSNYPPAKRSIALALWSMTVIVAPICGPILGGYISDNYHWGWIFFINVPIGVAVVIMTLQTLRDRETRTEQRRIDGVGLALLVVGIGSLQVMLDRGKELDWFASNEIIILTIVAVVAISFLIVWELTDDNPIVDLSLFKSRNFTIGCLCISLAYMLYFGAIVLLPQLLQEVYGYTATWAGLASAPVGVIPVILSPIIGRFAHKLDMRRLVTFSFIMYAVCFYWRAWTFEPGMDFGASAWPQFIQGFAVACFFMPLTTITLSGLPPERLAAASSLSNFTRTLAGSIGTSITTTMWTNREALHHAQLTESVTPYNPNAQQMYDQLQGLGMTQQQASGWIAQQITNQGLIISANEIFWVSAGIFILLLSLVWFAKPPFSAGGGGGGAH, encoded by the coding sequence ATGCAACAGCAAAAACCGCTCGAAGGCGCGCAGCTGGTCATTATGACCATTGCGCTGTCGCTGGCGACTTTCATGCAGGTGCTGGACTCCACTATCGCCAACGTGGCCATTCCGACCATCGCCGGCAACCTTGGCTCGTCGCTGAGCCAGGGGACCTGGGTCATCACCTCGTTCGGGGTGGCGAACGCTATCTCCATTCCGATCACCGGCTGGCTGGCAAAGCGCGTCGGCGAAGTAAAACTGTTCCTCTGGTCAACGGTGGCATTCGCCATCGCCTCCTGGGCCTGCGGGGTGTCAAACAGCCTGACGATGCTGATTTTCTTCCGCGTGATTCAGGGGATTGTCGCCGGTCCGCTGATCCCGCTGTCGCAGAGTCTGCTGCTCAGCAACTATCCGCCGGCGAAGCGATCTATCGCGCTGGCGCTGTGGTCGATGACGGTCATCGTCGCGCCGATTTGCGGCCCGATTCTCGGCGGTTACATCAGCGATAACTACCACTGGGGCTGGATCTTCTTCATCAACGTGCCGATTGGCGTCGCGGTGGTGATCATGACCCTGCAAACCCTACGCGACCGCGAAACCCGCACCGAACAGCGGCGCATCGACGGCGTGGGTCTTGCTCTGCTGGTGGTTGGCATCGGTAGCCTGCAGGTCATGCTCGACCGGGGTAAAGAGCTCGACTGGTTTGCTTCCAATGAAATTATCATCCTGACTATCGTGGCGGTAGTGGCGATAAGCTTCCTGATCGTCTGGGAGCTGACCGACGATAACCCGATAGTCGATCTGTCGCTATTTAAGTCGCGCAACTTCACCATCGGCTGTTTGTGTATCAGTCTGGCCTATATGCTCTACTTCGGCGCTATCGTCTTGCTGCCGCAGCTACTGCAGGAGGTATACGGCTACACCGCCACCTGGGCGGGTTTAGCCTCGGCGCCGGTCGGGGTGATCCCGGTCATTCTGTCGCCGATTATTGGCCGCTTTGCCCATAAGCTCGATATGCGACGGCTGGTGACTTTCAGCTTTATCATGTATGCCGTCTGCTTCTACTGGCGCGCATGGACCTTCGAACCGGGCATGGATTTCGGCGCTTCGGCCTGGCCGCAGTTTATTCAGGGCTTCGCGGTGGCCTGCTTCTTCATGCCGTTGACCACCATCACCCTTTCCGGCCTGCCGCCGGAACGGCTGGCGGCGGCATCGAGCTTGTCGAACTTTACCCGAACCCTTGCCGGTTCTATCGGAACCTCGATTACCACCACCATGTGGACCAACCGCGAGGCGCTGCACCATGCGCAGCTCACCGAATCGGTGACGCCATACAACCCTAACGCCCAGCAGATGTACGATCAGCTGCAGGGACTGGGGATGACGCAGCAGCAGGCTTCCGGCTGGATAGCGCAGCAGATAACCAACCAGGGGCTGATTATCTCAGCCAACGAAATCTTCTGGGTATCAGCGGGCATCTTCATCCTGTTGCTCAGCCTGGTATGGTTCGCCAAACCGCCGTTCAGCGCCGGCGGTGGCGGTGGTGGCGCGCACTAA
- the emrA gene encoding multidrug efflux MFS transporter periplasmic adaptor subunit EmrA, which yields MSENAESQTPQQPGSKKGKRKGALLLLTLLFVIVAVAYGIYWFLVLRHYEETDDAYVAGNQVQIMAQVSGSVTKVWADNTDFVQQGDPLVTLDQTDTQQAFEKAKTQLAASVRQTRQQMINSKQLQANIEVKKTALSQAQTDLNRRIPLGAANLIGREELQHARDTVASAQAELDVAIQQYNANQAIVLGTKLEQQPAVLQAATEVRNAWLALQRTQIVSPISGYVSRRSVQPGAQIGTTTPLMAVVPATNLWVDANFKETQLAHMRIGQPATVISDIYGDDVKYTGKVVGLDMGTGSAFSLLPAQNATGNWIKVVQRLPVRIELDAKQLAEHPLRIGLSTLVEVNTSNRDGEMLANQVRNSPVYESNAREIGLEPVNKLIDGIIQANAG from the coding sequence ATGAGCGAAAATGCGGAGAGCCAAACCCCGCAGCAACCGGGTAGCAAGAAAGGGAAACGTAAAGGCGCCCTTCTGCTCCTGACCTTGCTCTTTGTTATTGTGGCCGTGGCCTACGGCATTTATTGGTTTTTGGTCTTGCGTCATTATGAAGAGACTGATGACGCTTACGTCGCAGGGAACCAGGTACAGATCATGGCGCAGGTATCAGGCAGCGTCACCAAGGTCTGGGCCGACAACACCGACTTCGTGCAACAGGGCGATCCGCTGGTCACTCTCGACCAGACCGATACCCAACAGGCATTTGAGAAAGCCAAAACTCAGCTGGCGGCAAGCGTGCGCCAGACTCGCCAGCAGATGATCAACAGCAAGCAGCTGCAGGCGAACATCGAGGTCAAAAAAACCGCGCTTTCGCAGGCGCAAACCGACCTTAATCGCCGCATCCCGCTGGGCGCCGCAAACCTGATCGGCCGCGAAGAGCTGCAGCACGCTCGCGACACCGTCGCCAGCGCTCAGGCTGAGCTTGACGTCGCGATCCAGCAATACAATGCCAACCAGGCGATCGTACTGGGCACCAAACTGGAACAGCAGCCAGCGGTTCTGCAGGCGGCGACCGAAGTACGCAACGCCTGGCTGGCGCTGCAGCGTACGCAAATCGTCAGCCCGATTAGCGGTTACGTTTCTCGCCGTTCCGTGCAGCCTGGCGCGCAGATTGGCACGACCACGCCGCTGATGGCCGTGGTTCCGGCCACCAACCTGTGGGTTGACGCCAACTTTAAAGAAACCCAGCTTGCGCATATGCGTATCGGCCAACCGGCGACGGTCATCAGCGATATCTACGGCGATGATGTGAAGTACACCGGTAAAGTGGTCGGCCTGGATATGGGTACCGGTAGCGCCTTCTCGCTGCTGCCGGCGCAGAACGCCACCGGTAACTGGATCAAAGTGGTTCAGCGTCTGCCGGTGCGTATCGAGCTGGATGCGAAGCAGCTGGCGGAGCATCCGTTGCGGATCGGCCTGTCGACGCTGGTAGAAGTCAACACCAGCAATCGCGACGGCGAAATGCTGGCAAACCAGGTGCGTAACTCGCCGGTTTACGAAAGTAATGCCCGTGAAATCGGCCTTGAGCCAGTGAATAAACTGATCGACGGTATCATCCAGGCCAACGCCGGATAA
- the mprA gene encoding transcriptional repressor MprA: MDSSFTPIEQMLKFRASRHEDFPFQEILLTRLCMHMQGKLLENRNKMLKAQGINETLFMALITLESQENHSIQPSELSCALGSSRTNATRIADELEKRGWIERRESDNDRRCLHLQLTEKGHQFLREVLPPQHNCLHQLWSSLSTAEKDQLEHITRKLLGRLDQMEEEGALAGSLR, encoded by the coding sequence ATGGATAGTTCGTTTACTCCCATTGAGCAGATGCTCAAATTCCGCGCCAGCCGCCATGAAGATTTCCCTTTCCAGGAGATTCTCCTTACTCGTCTCTGTATGCACATGCAGGGCAAGTTGCTGGAAAACCGTAACAAAATGCTGAAAGCGCAAGGGATTAACGAGACATTATTTATGGCGCTGATCACGCTTGAGTCTCAGGAAAATCACAGCATTCAGCCCTCTGAACTGAGCTGCGCGCTGGGGTCGTCACGCACTAACGCAACCCGTATCGCCGACGAACTGGAAAAACGCGGCTGGATCGAGCGTCGCGAAAGCGATAACGATCGTCGCTGCCTGCATCTGCAGTTGACTGAAAAAGGTCATCAATTCTTGCGCGAGGTGCTACCTCCGCAGCACAACTGTCTGCATCAGCTGTGGTCCTCCTTAAGCACCGCGGAAAAAGACCAGCTGGAACACATCACCCGCAAACTGCTCGGCCGCCTCGACCAGATGGAAGAAGAAGGCGCGCTGGCGGGCTCCCTGCGCTAA
- the ygaH gene encoding L-valine transporter subunit YgaH gives MDANVLILGVLVGGVNYLFRYLPLRLRENAARTAQRGPINILLDTIGIASICALLVVSSVPEILADGRRLAPTLVGFAVLGLSFWKTRSIIIPTLLSALAYGLAWKIGSLI, from the coding sequence ATGGACGCTAATGTGTTAATCCTCGGCGTGCTGGTCGGCGGCGTAAACTACCTGTTCCGCTATTTGCCGTTACGCCTGCGGGAAAACGCCGCCCGCACGGCGCAGCGCGGGCCGATAAACATTCTGCTCGATACCATCGGCATTGCCTCGATTTGCGCGCTGCTGGTCGTCTCAAGCGTACCGGAAATCCTCGCCGATGGCCGCAGACTCGCGCCGACATTGGTCGGTTTCGCCGTGCTTGGCCTGAGCTTCTGGAAGACACGCAGCATTATTATCCCTACGCTGCTCAGCGCATTGGCCTATGGTCTGGCATGGAAGATCGGCTCTTTGATATAG
- a CDS encoding AzlC family ABC transporter permease has protein sequence MENPASLTQAPLTRDASIAEGIKDSLPIVISYIPVAFAFGLNATRLGFTPLESLFFSCIIYAGASQFVITAMLAAGSSLWVAALTVMAMDVRHVLYGPSLRSRIHRALNKRKTALWAFGLTDEVFAAATAKLVRDNRRWSENWMLGIAFTSWGSWVFGTLIGAWSGNGLLTHYPAVEAALGFMLPALFMSFLLASFQRKQSLSVTAALAGALAGIILISIPAAILAGIVCGCLTALIQTHLQGKMNGR, from the coding sequence ATGGAAAATCCTGCCTCGCTGACCCAAGCGCCCCTTACCCGCGACGCCTCAATCGCCGAAGGTATCAAAGACAGCCTGCCGATAGTGATTAGTTATATTCCTGTCGCCTTTGCTTTCGGTCTTAACGCTACTCGCCTCGGTTTTACGCCGCTGGAAAGCCTGTTTTTCTCCTGCATCATCTACGCTGGCGCCAGCCAGTTCGTCATCACCGCCATGCTTGCCGCCGGTAGCTCATTATGGGTCGCGGCGCTCACCGTGATGGCGATGGACGTTCGTCACGTGCTGTACGGCCCCTCTTTACGTAGCCGCATTCACCGCGCGCTCAATAAAAGAAAGACCGCACTATGGGCTTTCGGCCTCACCGATGAAGTTTTCGCGGCGGCCACCGCGAAGCTGGTACGCGACAACCGCCGTTGGAGCGAAAACTGGATGCTCGGCATCGCCTTCACCTCCTGGGGTTCCTGGGTATTCGGCACGCTGATCGGCGCCTGGTCCGGCAACGGTCTGTTAACCCATTACCCGGCGGTGGAAGCGGCGCTCGGCTTTATGTTGCCGGCATTATTTATGAGTTTTCTGCTGGCGTCATTCCAGCGCAAACAATCACTCAGCGTCACCGCAGCGCTAGCGGGCGCACTGGCCGGAATAATCCTAATTTCCATCCCGGCGGCCATTCTTGCCGGTATTGTCTGTGGATGCCTGACCGCATTGATTCAGACCCATCTGCAGGGGAAGATGAATGGACGCTAA
- the proX gene encoding glycine betaine/L-proline ABC transporter substrate-binding protein ProX: MRHTTLLATAFTALVTTSAFAADLPGKGITVKPAQSTISEETFQTLLVSRALEKLGYTVEKPSEVDYNVAYTSIAAGDTTFIATNWKPLHDDMYTAAGGDKKFYREGVYVSGAAQGYLIDKKTADQYHIKSIDQLKDPKIAKLFDTNGDGKADLTGCTPGWGCEAVINHQIDAYGLNNKVVHNQGNYAAMMADTIARYKEGKPILYYTWTPYWVSDVLKPGKDVVWLQVPFSSLPGEQKDIDTKLPNGVNYGFPVNTMHIVANKAWAEKNPAAAKLFSLMKLPIADINAENAMMHEGHASEADINGHVDGWIKAHQQLFDGWVKEALAAQK; encoded by the coding sequence ATGCGACATACTACTCTCCTTGCCACAGCGTTTACCGCCCTTGTCACCACCAGCGCATTTGCCGCCGATCTGCCGGGCAAAGGCATCACCGTGAAACCGGCGCAGAGCACCATTTCCGAAGAAACCTTCCAGACGCTGCTGGTCAGCCGCGCGCTGGAAAAGCTGGGCTATACCGTCGAGAAGCCGAGTGAAGTCGACTACAACGTTGCCTACACCTCTATCGCCGCTGGCGATACCACCTTTATCGCCACCAACTGGAAACCGCTGCACGACGACATGTACACCGCGGCGGGCGGCGATAAAAAATTCTATCGTGAAGGCGTCTATGTGAGCGGCGCGGCGCAGGGCTACCTGATCGACAAGAAAACCGCCGATCAGTACCACATCAAATCAATCGACCAGTTGAAAGACCCGAAAATCGCCAAACTGTTCGATACCAACGGCGATGGCAAAGCAGACCTCACCGGCTGTACGCCAGGCTGGGGCTGCGAGGCGGTCATCAACCACCAGATTGACGCCTATGGCCTGAACAATAAGGTCGTCCACAACCAGGGGAACTACGCGGCGATGATGGCCGACACCATCGCTCGTTATAAAGAAGGCAAACCGATTCTTTACTACACCTGGACGCCGTACTGGGTCAGCGATGTGCTGAAGCCGGGTAAAGATGTGGTCTGGCTGCAGGTACCGTTCTCTTCGCTGCCGGGCGAGCAGAAGGATATCGATACCAAACTGCCGAATGGCGTCAACTACGGCTTCCCGGTGAACACTATGCATATTGTCGCCAACAAAGCCTGGGCGGAGAAAAACCCGGCGGCGGCGAAGCTGTTTAGCCTGATGAAGCTGCCGATTGCCGATATCAACGCCGAGAACGCGATGATGCATGAAGGCCACGCCTCGGAAGCCGACATCAACGGCCACGTTGACGGCTGGATCAAAGCCCACCAGCAGCTGTTCGACGGTTGGGTAAAAGAAGCGCTGGCTGCGCAGAAATAA
- the proW gene encoding glycine betaine/L-proline ABC transporter permease ProW: MADQSNPWDTASSADSAAQPADAWGNPTPAPADGGGADWLNSAPAPQPEHFNIMDPFHKTLIPLDSWVTHAIDWIVLHFRPLFQGIRVPVDYILSAFQQLLLGMPAPVAIILFALIAWQISSVGMGVATLVSLVAIGAIGAWSQAMVTLALVLTALLFCMIIGLPLGIWLARSPRAAKIIRPLLDAMQTTPAFVYLVPIVMLFGIGNVPGVVVTIIFALPPIVRLTILGINQVPEDLIEASRSFGASPRQLLFKVQLPLAMPTIMAGVNQTLMLALSMVVIASMIAVGGLGQMVLRGIGRLDMGLASVGGVGIVILAIILDRLTQAVGRDSRSRGNRRWYTTGPLGLITRPFCK; encoded by the coding sequence ATGGCTGATCAATCTAACCCATGGGACACCGCATCATCGGCGGATAGCGCGGCGCAGCCCGCCGACGCCTGGGGCAACCCAACGCCCGCCCCCGCAGACGGCGGTGGCGCCGACTGGCTGAACAGCGCGCCCGCGCCGCAGCCGGAGCATTTCAACATCATGGATCCGTTCCATAAAACGCTGATCCCGCTCGATAGCTGGGTCACGCACGCTATTGACTGGATCGTGCTGCACTTCCGTCCGCTGTTCCAGGGGATCCGCGTGCCGGTGGATTATATTCTCAGCGCCTTCCAGCAGCTGCTGCTGGGCATGCCGGCGCCGGTAGCGATTATCCTCTTCGCGCTGATTGCCTGGCAGATCTCCAGCGTCGGCATGGGCGTCGCTACTCTGGTATCGCTGGTGGCGATTGGCGCGATCGGCGCCTGGTCGCAGGCGATGGTCACCCTCGCGCTGGTTCTTACCGCCCTGCTGTTCTGTATGATCATCGGCCTACCGCTGGGGATCTGGCTGGCGCGCAGTCCACGGGCGGCGAAAATCATCCGTCCGTTACTCGATGCGATGCAGACCACCCCGGCGTTCGTCTACCTGGTGCCGATTGTCATGCTGTTTGGGATCGGCAATGTACCCGGCGTAGTGGTGACCATTATCTTCGCCCTACCGCCTATAGTCCGCCTGACGATCCTCGGCATTAACCAGGTACCGGAAGATCTGATTGAAGCCTCACGCTCGTTCGGCGCCAGTCCGCGCCAGCTGCTGTTTAAAGTACAGCTGCCGCTGGCGATGCCAACCATCATGGCCGGGGTCAACCAGACGCTGATGCTGGCCCTGTCGATGGTGGTGATCGCCTCGATGATCGCTGTCGGCGGTCTCGGCCAGATGGTTCTGCGCGGCATCGGCCGCCTTGATATGGGTCTGGCAAGCGTCGGCGGGGTCGGGATCGTTATCCTCGCGATAATCCTCGACCGCCTGACGCAGGCCGTCGGCCGTGATTCCCGCAGCCGCGGCAACCGCCGCTGGTACACCACCGGACCTCTGGGGCTGATTACCCGCCCTTTCTGTAAATAA